One Gordonia sp. SID5947 genomic region harbors:
- the rfbC gene encoding dTDP-4-dehydrorhamnose 3,5-epimerase, giving the protein MKVRPLAIDGAWELTPVQHGDARGLFAEVFKGDLLEEVVGHRLDLAQVNLSVSAAGVLRGVHFADVPPGQAKYVTCPSGAILDVIVDIRVGSPTFGTYDTVLLDDVDRRAVYLSEGLGHAFCSLADGSTVTYLCSTGYNPTAEHGINPLDPELAITWPTTARDGTPLDYELSAKDTAAPGLSDARESGLLPEYADVTAYLRSLADG; this is encoded by the coding sequence ATGAAGGTGCGGCCGCTGGCCATCGACGGCGCGTGGGAACTCACACCAGTCCAGCACGGTGATGCGCGCGGACTGTTCGCGGAGGTGTTCAAGGGCGACTTGCTCGAAGAGGTGGTCGGCCATCGGCTCGATCTCGCTCAGGTGAACCTGTCGGTATCGGCGGCGGGGGTGCTGAGGGGCGTCCACTTCGCCGACGTCCCGCCGGGGCAGGCGAAGTACGTGACCTGTCCGTCCGGCGCGATCCTCGACGTCATCGTCGACATCCGGGTCGGCTCACCGACTTTCGGGACCTACGACACCGTGCTGCTCGACGATGTGGACCGCCGCGCGGTCTATCTCTCCGAGGGGCTGGGCCACGCCTTCTGTTCGCTGGCCGACGGCTCGACGGTCACCTACCTGTGCTCGACCGGATACAACCCGACCGCTGAGCACGGCATCAATCCGCTCGACCCGGAACTCGCCATCACGTGGCCGACCACCGCCCGTGACGGCACGCCGCTCGACTACGAACTGTCGGCGAAGGACACCGCTGCGCCGGGACTCTCGGATGCGCGGGAGAGCGGACTGCTGCCCGAGTACGCCGATGTCACGGCCTACCTGAGGTCGTTGGCCGACGGCTGA
- a CDS encoding DUF2304 domain-containing protein yields MIWLQIVTIVGIVALVTFFIVNRGTARSSAGVKILFVAFVVFGVYAMLRQDDVTWMANQIGIQRGLDLVLFLLVIAFAFTTVSTYLKFREIEIKYARLARAIALQNSENQKET; encoded by the coding sequence ATGATCTGGTTGCAGATCGTGACCATCGTGGGGATCGTGGCACTGGTCACGTTCTTCATCGTCAATCGCGGCACGGCGCGATCGTCGGCGGGAGTGAAGATCCTGTTCGTCGCGTTCGTGGTGTTCGGGGTGTACGCGATGTTGCGCCAGGACGACGTGACCTGGATGGCCAATCAGATCGGCATCCAGCGCGGACTGGACCTGGTCTTGTTCTTGCTGGTGATCGCATTCGCGTTCACCACGGTGTCGACCTATCTGAAGTTCCGTGAGATCGAGATCAAGTATGCGAGGCTCGCGCGAGCGATTGCGCTTCAGAACTCGGAGAACCAGAAGGAAACGTGA
- a CDS encoding glycosyltransferase family 2 protein, with protein sequence MVSGSTSNDDVWLVIPVYNEAQVIRKVASDAAKVFPNIVCVDDGSTDNSAAEIASAGVRLVRHPVNLGQGAAIQTGVEYARAQPGARFFVTFDADGQHRVDDVVAMVERLRTEPVDIVVGTRFAEGRSESVPMIRRMALRTIVFLSPRTRRLGLTDAHNGLRAFNKTVADQLDLIMNGMSHASEFVALIDHHQWRVTEQPVTILYTDYSRAKGQSLINGVNIVADGLLHTRMRK encoded by the coding sequence ATGGTCTCCGGTTCCACCAGCAATGATGACGTGTGGCTGGTGATACCCGTGTACAACGAGGCGCAGGTGATCCGGAAGGTCGCCTCGGACGCGGCGAAGGTCTTCCCCAACATCGTCTGTGTCGATGACGGCAGCACCGACAACTCCGCCGCCGAGATCGCCTCGGCCGGCGTCCGTCTGGTGCGGCACCCGGTCAACCTCGGCCAAGGGGCGGCCATCCAGACCGGCGTCGAGTACGCACGCGCCCAGCCGGGGGCACGCTTCTTCGTCACCTTCGACGCCGACGGCCAGCATCGCGTCGACGATGTGGTCGCGATGGTCGAGCGACTCCGCACCGAACCGGTGGACATCGTGGTCGGCACCCGGTTCGCCGAGGGGCGGAGTGAGTCGGTACCGATGATTCGTCGAATGGCCTTGCGCACCATCGTATTTCTCAGTCCGCGCACTCGGCGACTGGGACTCACCGACGCGCACAACGGATTGCGCGCCTTCAACAAGACGGTGGCCGACCAGCTCGACCTCATCATGAACGGCATGAGCCACGCGTCGGAGTTCGTCGCGCTCATCGACCATCACCAATGGCGCGTCACCGAACAACCGGTGACGATTCTGTACACCGACTATTCCCGGGCGAAGGGACAGTCGTTGATCAACGGCGTGAACATCGTCGCCGACGGCCTGCTGCACACCCGGATGAGGAAGTGA
- a CDS encoding glycosyltransferase family 2 protein, whose translation MPIDVMMPFYGDVAQFRQAVTSVLAQRDGDLRLVVIDDCYPDPEPREWLTSLTDPRVHYLRNETNLGVNGNFRRCVELVEAEHFVVMGCDDVMLPDYLGTVRALARDHPDAVVIAPGVEVIDDRDDVVRPLGDRIKAFLTPKPAVGAAATTLTGEAMATSLYHGNWTYFPSLLWRTAAVRDVGFRPGLEIVLDLALLVDLAATGGSLVHDPTVVFRYRRHEASVSSVQAVDGRRFAEENAFFAVEARRCADLGWHRAARAARFHATSRLNHAQSRVLTAIAALRRANARP comes from the coding sequence GTGCCGATCGACGTGATGATGCCCTTCTACGGCGACGTCGCGCAGTTCCGGCAGGCCGTCACGAGCGTGTTGGCCCAGCGTGACGGAGACCTCCGGCTCGTGGTGATCGACGACTGCTACCCCGATCCCGAGCCCCGCGAATGGCTGACCTCACTCACTGATCCGCGGGTCCACTACCTGCGCAATGAGACGAATCTCGGGGTGAACGGCAATTTCCGACGCTGCGTCGAGCTCGTCGAGGCCGAGCATTTCGTGGTGATGGGCTGCGACGACGTGATGCTGCCCGATTACCTCGGCACCGTGCGCGCCCTCGCGCGCGACCACCCCGATGCGGTGGTGATCGCCCCCGGCGTGGAGGTCATCGACGACCGAGACGATGTGGTGCGTCCGCTCGGCGACCGGATCAAGGCGTTCCTCACGCCCAAGCCCGCCGTCGGTGCGGCGGCGACGACACTGACCGGTGAAGCCATGGCCACCAGCCTCTATCACGGCAACTGGACCTATTTCCCGTCGTTGCTGTGGCGCACGGCGGCGGTTCGGGACGTCGGCTTCCGTCCCGGGCTGGAGATCGTCCTCGACCTGGCGTTGTTGGTTGACCTCGCCGCGACGGGTGGTTCGCTGGTCCACGACCCGACGGTGGTGTTCCGCTACCGGCGTCACGAGGCGTCGGTCAGTTCTGTGCAGGCTGTCGACGGTCGACGGTTTGCCGAGGAGAACGCGTTCTTCGCCGTCGAGGCCCGGCGATGCGCCGATCTCGGCTGGCATCGGGCCGCGCGCGCCGCGCGCTTTCACGCGACATCGCGGCTGAATCACGCTCAGTCGCGCGTACTGACGGCCATCGCCGCGCTGCGCCGCGCGAACGCGAGACCATGA
- a CDS encoding polysaccharide biosynthesis protein has protein sequence MSDDVDQGPVRGTIGRVTVATLIAAASGYLVLLLAARHLGAAGYAVFAVFWAAYGMVTGTQNGQLQETTRAVRAALDTHRTPADRLRARPWLINTTIGLVLAALVAATSPLWSGQVFTDERWLSVLLLSVGVASFAVYAHLAGALSGALAWGPFAVLLSVDALIRLVGAVVAVALDGEVTAFLVITVIGSVSWMAVLLTSSEARAAVGLHGDVTPRHFTGNTVTAMAAAAASAVLVMGFPVLINATGGDDADTATVGAVVLAVTLTRAPLLVPLNSFQGVLITRFVDGRRHLMVALRAPVAVVAAIGVVGSAAAWLVGPWLLTTVFGADFQLAGVTLAAFTLGATALALLTVTGAAAIAVGSHRWYATGWWVATLASAGLLLVPLGVEGRVAIALIGGPIVGMSIHGLAFARRSAAMAVSTRD, from the coding sequence ATGTCCGACGACGTAGACCAGGGGCCGGTCCGTGGCACCATCGGGCGCGTCACCGTCGCCACACTCATCGCCGCCGCGTCCGGATATCTGGTGTTGCTGCTGGCCGCACGTCATCTCGGTGCCGCGGGTTATGCCGTCTTCGCGGTGTTCTGGGCCGCTTACGGCATGGTCACCGGCACCCAGAACGGCCAGCTCCAGGAGACGACCCGCGCCGTGCGGGCCGCCCTCGACACTCACCGCACGCCCGCCGACCGCCTCCGCGCACGTCCGTGGCTGATCAACACGACGATCGGCCTGGTGCTCGCGGCCCTGGTGGCCGCGACGTCACCGCTGTGGAGCGGTCAGGTCTTCACCGACGAACGCTGGCTGTCGGTACTGCTGCTCTCGGTCGGCGTGGCGTCGTTCGCGGTCTACGCACATCTCGCGGGCGCGCTGTCGGGAGCGCTGGCCTGGGGTCCGTTCGCGGTCCTGCTCTCCGTCGACGCACTGATCCGGTTGGTCGGGGCGGTCGTCGCGGTGGCCCTCGACGGTGAGGTGACGGCATTTCTGGTGATCACGGTGATCGGATCGGTGTCGTGGATGGCCGTCCTGCTCACGTCGAGTGAGGCACGGGCCGCGGTCGGTCTGCACGGCGACGTCACGCCCCGGCACTTCACCGGCAACACGGTGACCGCGATGGCCGCGGCCGCCGCGAGCGCGGTGCTGGTGATGGGCTTCCCGGTACTGATCAACGCCACCGGCGGGGACGACGCCGACACCGCGACCGTGGGGGCGGTGGTGCTGGCCGTGACACTCACCCGGGCACCGCTCCTGGTGCCGCTGAACAGCTTCCAGGGCGTGCTCATCACCCGTTTCGTCGACGGCAGGCGCCATCTGATGGTGGCTCTGCGTGCGCCCGTCGCGGTGGTCGCGGCGATCGGCGTGGTGGGTTCGGCGGCCGCATGGCTCGTCGGCCCCTGGCTGCTGACCACCGTGTTCGGGGCCGATTTCCAGCTCGCGGGCGTCACCCTCGCCGCGTTCACGCTCGGTGCCACCGCTCTCGCCCTGCTGACGGTGACCGGGGCCGCCGCGATCGCGGTCGGCTCGCACCGCTGGTACGCCACCGGATGGTGGGTCGCCACGCTGGCGTCGGCCGGTCTACTGCTGGTGCCGCTCGGGGTCGAGGGCCGAGTGGCGATCGCCCTGATCGGCGGACCCATCGTCGGGATGTCGATTCATGGTCTCGCGTTCGCGCGGCGCAGCGCGGCGATGGCCGTCAGTACGCGCGACTGA
- a CDS encoding M1 family metallopeptidase: MPGKSSRGLRQPLLGAPLDGLDPYLPDNGNLGYRISRYDLELEYKVSPNRLAGTATLTATSFIQLRRFTLDLASSMSVSRVTIDGKRARHSHRNRKLAITPEAPIPPGGALTIVIRYSGSPRPIRGPWGEVGWEELTDGALCANQPNGAGSWFPCDDHPGAKAPFRISITTDSPYYALANGVLESKRTRAAQTTWVYQQVEPMSTYLASVQIGMYKKKTLATKPVPVEAILPHRLMHNLDIDFGRQTEMVEAFVEMFGPYPFPAYTVVITDDELDIPIEAQSFSIFGANHCDGTRHAERLVAHELAHQWFGNSVTLSRWRDIWLHEGFACYAEWLWSQHSGGRSAAEWARVYYDKLAEHPVRATLTDPGPRRMFDDWVYKRGALTLHALRLSIGDGNFFALLRRWTDKYRYGSATTEDFIALAANYSTMSLGPLWDDWLFTAALPAFPGPS; this comes from the coding sequence GTGCCGGGTAAGTCGAGCAGAGGCCTGCGACAACCCCTCCTCGGCGCTCCACTCGATGGCCTCGACCCCTACCTGCCCGACAACGGGAACCTCGGCTACCGGATCTCCCGCTACGACCTCGAACTCGAGTACAAGGTGTCGCCGAACCGGCTCGCCGGCACCGCGACACTGACCGCGACGTCGTTCATCCAGCTACGCAGGTTCACCCTCGACCTCGCGTCGTCGATGTCGGTGTCACGGGTCACGATCGACGGCAAGCGTGCGCGCCACAGCCACCGGAACCGAAAGCTGGCCATCACACCCGAGGCTCCGATCCCTCCGGGCGGCGCACTCACCATCGTCATCCGGTACTCCGGGTCGCCACGACCCATCCGCGGACCGTGGGGCGAGGTCGGGTGGGAAGAACTGACCGACGGCGCGCTCTGCGCCAACCAGCCCAACGGCGCCGGGTCGTGGTTCCCCTGCGACGACCATCCCGGCGCCAAGGCCCCATTCCGGATCTCCATCACCACCGACAGTCCCTACTACGCGCTCGCCAACGGCGTGCTCGAGTCCAAGCGCACGCGTGCGGCGCAGACGACCTGGGTCTATCAACAGGTGGAGCCGATGTCGACGTACCTCGCGTCCGTCCAGATCGGGATGTACAAGAAGAAGACACTGGCCACCAAACCCGTTCCGGTCGAAGCGATCCTCCCGCATCGACTGATGCACAACCTCGACATCGACTTCGGCCGCCAGACCGAGATGGTCGAGGCGTTCGTCGAGATGTTCGGCCCCTACCCGTTCCCCGCCTACACCGTCGTGATCACCGACGACGAGTTGGACATCCCCATCGAGGCGCAGAGCTTCTCCATCTTCGGCGCCAACCATTGCGACGGCACCCGTCATGCCGAACGACTCGTCGCGCACGAGCTGGCGCATCAGTGGTTCGGGAACTCGGTGACACTGTCCCGGTGGCGCGACATCTGGCTGCACGAGGGATTCGCCTGCTACGCCGAGTGGCTCTGGAGCCAGCATTCCGGCGGCCGGAGCGCCGCCGAGTGGGCGCGGGTCTACTACGACAAGCTCGCCGAACACCCTGTCCGCGCGACGCTCACCGACCCCGGGCCGCGCCGGATGTTCGACGACTGGGTCTACAAACGCGGCGCACTGACCTTGCACGCGTTGCGCCTGAGTATCGGCGACGGGAACTTCTTCGCGCTGTTGCGTCGATGGACCGACAAGTATCGGTACGGGTCGGCGACCACCGAGGACTTCATCGCGCTGGCGGCGAACTACTCGACGATGTCGCTCGGCCCGCTCTGGGACGACTGGCTGTTCACCGCCGCGCTGCCGGCCTTTCCCGGGCCGTCCTGA
- a CDS encoding DoxX family protein, with protein MFGVRSVTFFLARLILGYIFIMHGWQKLHTNGISNVEKSFDAMGVPAPDLAAQYATWVEFIGGILLILGLLLPLVSILLIADMIGAIAYAHWDHGFWNNDGGYELPLALIGGLLAVGFAQSGGAAADHYVFRRRRRTAVVD; from the coding sequence ATGTTCGGCGTACGCAGTGTGACGTTCTTCTTGGCACGGCTGATTCTCGGCTACATCTTCATCATGCATGGCTGGCAGAAGCTCCACACGAACGGAATCAGCAATGTGGAGAAGAGCTTCGACGCGATGGGTGTCCCGGCTCCTGACCTCGCCGCGCAGTACGCGACGTGGGTCGAATTCATCGGCGGCATCCTGCTCATCCTGGGACTGTTGCTGCCGCTGGTGTCGATCCTGTTGATCGCGGACATGATCGGCGCGATCGCCTACGCGCATTGGGATCACGGATTCTGGAACAACGACGGCGGGTACGAGCTCCCGCTCGCGCTGATCGGCGGACTGCTCGCGGTCGGCTTCGCCCAGTCGGGTGGTGCCGCAGCCGATCACTACGTGTTCCGGCGTCGTCGCCGGACCGCCGTCGTCGACTGA